CGATGCCTTGCGGGCCAGCAGGATCCTGCAACAGCGGGTCATGGCCGAGTGCAAGATCGAAATTCTCTGGAATACTATTCCAGTAGAAATCAAAGCCGATGAACACGGGGTCTGCGCGGTTCAGCTTCAGGACACGAAGACGGGCGAACGGCGGGAACTGGCTACGGATGGTGTTTTTGTCTTCATTGGCTTTTTCCCCAATAACCAACTCGTACCCGCCGGCGTGAAAATGAATGGGGATGGCTATGTGGTTACGGACGAAAAATGTGAAACCAATATCCGCGGCATTTACGTTGTGGGAGACTTGAGGGAAAAATATGCCCGACAGATTGTGATCGCGGCAGCGGATGGGTGCACGGCTGCCCTTGCTGCGGCGCACTACGTGGAATCCAAAAAAGCTTCATCGGAGGTCTGTGAAGCCCCGACAGGTTTGTTCAAGTGATCTTCTCCTGAAGGTATTCCCTGTTTCTAAACTGGGAATATGAGCAGGGCAGGTCCGGAAATATGGTTTAACCCGATTCATATCTGATACGGACGTGATTGTTGAAAGTTTGTCTGCCTTTAGAGTTTGACAGGGGAGTTCTCGAGACCCTTTATGAACGGTATAATCGACGGGAGTATATTCATCCCGATCCGCTGGAGTTTCTTTATCGCTACGAAAGCATCGCCGACCGGGAAATCGTTGGAATAGTAGCTGCATCTCTTGCTTATGGGCGGGTGAATCAAATACTCAAAAGTGTTTCCCTGGTTCTCGACAGGATGGGACCGTCACCTTTCCAATACATTCAGAAAAATTCTCTGGAGAATTTTCAAAGATCTTTCAAAGACTTCAAACATCGTTTCACAACAGGCGATCAATTGTCCGGTTTTTTAAAAGGGATAAAAGGGATTGTTGAGCTCTACGGCTCACTTCAGTCCTGTTTTCTGTCCGGACTAAGGGAATCAGACTCAACGGTTCTTCCCGCTCTCACGGCTTTTGTGAAAGAATTGAATGCCTGTGCCGATTGCAACATGAGCATGTTCTTGCCCTCTCCCGGTAAAGGGAGTGCCTGTAAGCGCCTGAATCTTTTTCTGCGCTGGATGGTGCGCTGTGACGATGTGGACCCCGGCGGATGGAGAGGAGTCAGTCCGTCACGTTTGATCGTCCCATTGGATACCCACATGCATAGAATTGGACGGATGCTGGGACTCATATCTCGAAAGCAAGCGGACATGCGGGCTGCTCTGGAACTGACGGACAAATTCAAGACTATTTTTCCGAGTGATCCGGTTCGCTACGATTTTGCATTGACTCGCCTGGGAATTCGGAACGATTTGAGCCTTGCCCTAGCGGTCAGCGGCTCGCATGATTAAATGATAAGGCAATGCCGAGATGAACAGGAACAGTAAGGGTGCATTGACGAGTTTCAAGTTTATGGTCTTACCGCTTCTCATTGCGATGTTTATGATTGGATCATGCGCGGTGTGGGTTCGGCACAAATCGGTTTTCTGTAGACAAGACAAAAGATGAGGGAGGCTGAATATGAGTGGTTGTGACGTGAAGCTTTATGCCTTGAGTACATGTATTCATTGTAGAAATACCAAGGAATTCTTGAAGAGTTGTGGCGTCGGCTATGAATGTATAGATGTTGACAAGCTGGACGGTGATGAACGTAAAGCGATCATCGAGGAGATCAAGAAGATCAACCCGAGCTGCTCCTTTCCTACCCTTGTCATTGGAGACAAAATCATCGTCGGATTCAGGGAAGATGAAATCAAGGAGGCCCTCAATCTATGATGACGGTGGAGCAACTCTATGAAATGTTGAAAAAGGTGCAGGAACCAAAGGGCTACTACTTCAATAAGAACAAGGAAAAGGTCTTCGCACTTCTTGAGGGTCTGCTCATCAATAAAGAGCGTTATGGGTATATGGCGTGTCCCTGTCGGTTGGCATCGGGGGACAGGGAGTGGGACAAGGATATCACCTGCCCCTGTATCTATCGGGAACCTGATGTAAAAGAGTATGGGAGTTGCTATTGCAACCTTTATGTATCCAAAGAATGGAACGAAGAAAAAGTAGCGTGCGTTTATGTGCCTGAGCGCCGGCCGGTGGAAAAAACTTTGGGCAAACTCTAATAAAACTGTAAAGGACGGCTATGGAAAAGCAAAAACTACTGTTTATTCTTTCGAAGGGTTTTGAGAAGTCTGGTGGAGCCACACGGGCCATGCAGTTCGCATCCATCGCAGCACAAACCGGAAACCACGTTGAAGTATTTTTGATCGATGACGCGATTCACTGGGCTCAGATCGGTATGGCCGAAGGGATTCGATCTTCAACGGGAGAACATCTCAAAGATCTTCTGGACGATTTGATTGTTCATAAAAGTCCCATTCATGTTTGTAAAGCGTGTGCCGACAAGCGTCTTATCTCTCCGGACGATCTGATTGAAGGGGCGAAGATATCCTCCGGAGCGGATCTGGTTAAAATGATGGTGGACCCTGAGTATAAGGTTTTCACTTTCTGAGTATTTGGGGTAGTAACAGGCCTTTTTAATCCTGGCCTGCGATGCGAATTTTGATCGTTTCTTTCCAAATAGATCATCAGTGTGACTGCCTTGAAAGATGTGATTAATGATAGCGGTCACACTGATGATTTTCCTCTGATGAATCTTATTTCGTCCTTCTTCGGAAATGTTTTCTTATTTATCCATGTGATATTTGAACTATTGCTTAAATTCATATCCCTCTTATATTTACAGAGAACCCACGTTCTTTATCTTTCTATTCATTTCAATGAAGCGATATGTGTATATGGAAAGCCTTTCTAGAAAGGAGGGAATCCTATGGACAAAAAACTCTTTGAACTCGCAGCAGACATTGTGCAGAGTCAGGTATCCCTGAATAAGATGACAGAGGAAGAAGTCGAATCTGCCTTGATTAGATTTTATAATGTATTGCACAAGATGCAGCATGCCGAAATGGAAGGCAAATCTCTTCCGATGGAAGGAATGAAACCGAGTGCGGTTTCTATGGAACCCGCTAAGGCGATAAGTCTCGATCCCCGTTCTTCGATCCAGGAGGACAAAGTGATTTGTCTGGAATGTGGGGCTGAATTCAGACAATTGACCGCAAACCATTTGCAGACCCACCATCTCACTCCCCGGGAATACAAGAAGAAATGGGGATTTCCTTTGAAGCAACCCCTGGCTGCCAGGGTCTTGACCAGAATGCGCAGTCGTTTGGCGAAAAAGCGTGGTTTGCCCCAGAAACTCAAACAATATCTTGCCGACCGAAAGGAGAAAAAAATGGCCTTCGAATCCAATGCATCCTGATGGCTTTGAAGTGCATGGATTGAGCAAAATTACCTATTTTGTAGCTGTTGATGGGATACTCTTTACATAGAAAATAGATCTCCGAGAGGCTTGTTTTCATCGTGCAGGGTGCCGCCATCGGAATGATAATTTATATGAAAATCCATGAGAAGGGCTTTTTAAAGGGGAGCGGAACGAAAAGAATCTCTCTTTCTAATTCCTTGCAGGGCAGAGTTCATAAAGGGATTCCAGTGCAAGGCGATGCATCCTTATGTCTTGCATGGTTTTGATGAATTGCCTATAAATAACGTTTGGTTCCGATTGGAGGAGTTCCATCTGGGCGTCGCAAATAAACCAGACGCATACATATGGGCGATGAAGACGGGGGAGTCGACATCCTTTCTCGCCCAAATAACGGCAGGTTTCCGACTTTGAAGTTCGTGTTTGTCCGGGCGGTATTTTGGTATGTATGTCCAGCCGTCAGGTAAAGCAGGTCTGTTTGGTTGAAAAAGACCTCGTATCCGGTACAGCAGGGATCTTTGCATGACGGGCATGTCTGTTCACAGTATCTGGTCATGATGGGGTCCAACCATTGAATGCCCCGGATGATCTGATCGATATGGACCATGACTTTTTTTTGATCTAATTTCGATACTTCGTGCCTCAGGGTGTTTACGGTTTTCTGCCAATATTCATTGGACATGGGAATCCTGTAGCGTGCAGATTCCTCGATTTTCAAGATGGATGGAACATGAATATCCTGATCCAAACACTGAAACAATCGCTTGTATCTCACCCCGACCGTTCTCATCTTTTCCGGGAATGTCATTTGATTTTCGCGTTGTCGCATTGCATGTCGACTCCCGCCTTTCTCCGAGTCCATCCATGCATGAAGATCCTCCTCATGAAAGATCGGCAAAAGGTTCCTAGCTGATGAAGTCGTGTTCTACGGCGCGCACAACCAGGACAGGACACGGTGCACTGTTCACTACGCTTTGAGCTACACCGCCGATGGAAGCATCGGCAAGGGCAGTATTCCCCTGGCTTCCCACCACAATCATATCTATGGAGAGTTCCTTAGCGACATTGATCACTTCTTCGGCGGGTTCCCCCTTGCGGATGAGGAATTCGACGTCCATCCCTTCACGCAGCTCTTCGGGAACAAACTCCTTCAGATCATTTTCTCGATCCAGCATCAGTTTTTTGAGCGCCTTCAGGAAATCGCCTTTATATCCTTTGCCGCTGAGTTGCTGCACCGCATCGATGATACGCTGGTTCACCATGTGCAGAAAGTAAACCCTTGCGTTTTGGCTGCGCCCGATTCCAAGACCGTAGTGTACCGCCTTTTCTGAATCCTTCGAAAAATCTACGAGCACGAGAATTTTTTGAACCGAAATCATCGTTTTTCCTCTCTTGTATCTGAGAATGCCGGTCGGGCTTGTGACCCGTCCTGTCGGGCCGGAGCGGCGCTCTCGGCCTCCCAATGGTATGGTCTGTTATCATCTACCGGGTATGCGAATCTAACAGCTGTTTATTACCACAGATCGTGTCGGCTATCTATCCTTCTGTCCATCCATTTAAGGGGCAGAAATCACAAAATGGCTTGCGCCGGCAGTAAAGATGTCCAGCTCGAACCAGCAACGCATGATATTCTTGAAAATATTCCACATCCGGTTCCAGGCAATCCATGAAATAGTCTCTCAATTCATCATAACCAATGTCTTCTGCAACCCATCCATGCCGATGAAAAATACGGCAGGTGTAGGTGTCCACAACGAAAGAGGGTTGAAAAGCAGCGTAGAGAAGAATGCTGTCAGCCGTTTCGGGGCCGATTCCGTAAATCTGCAGGAGTTCCTTGCGAAGGGGGCCCGTTTCTTGAGAGAGAAAAAGCGAAAGATCTCCCTGCCAACGGGTTTGAAGATGTTCGCAGAAGGCTTTCAGTTTGCGAGCCTTCTGATTGTAGTACCCTGAAGATCGGATCAAAAGGGCCAGCTCGGATTCCGAAAGGCGGTGGAGTGCTTCAAAGTCCAAGAGGTTGTTCCGGCGCAGACATGCAATGGATTGTTTTACATTCTTCCATGCCGTATTTTGCGTCAATATTGCTCCGATAATCACTTCTGTGGGGGTTTTGGCCGGCCACCATTCTTGTGGACCAAAAGCTTCAAAGAGGCGGTCGAACACTCTTTGAATCAATTCTCGACGTGATGTCATTGCATTCCGGTTCACGCTGTTTGAATATCGCATTCTCTCTATTTTTTTCCCTACAGGGGTTTTCAAGAATGACCCTCAAAAGAAACCTTTCCTTGTAGGTTGCCATCCCTGTTGCCAGCAAATCTTTCCTTGAATGCAGCATTCAAAACATACGATCTTTCGCCACGTGAAGAAAGCCAGCAGGAGCCATAAAAAGGGACATGTCCTACTCGAGGCGACAGGTCGCAGAAGAGAGGTGTTTGGATGGTTTGCAGCGGATAGTGGAGATCAATGCGCATGGCGATGAAGTACCCAAAGGGGTGGCAAGTGAAAAAACGGGATCTTTCCAGATGATGAAGATACTTGAGAGCACCCAGTGGAAAGGTGAAACAGGTTTTCCATATAACTGGAACCTTTCCTGAAAGGATCTTTTGGATCAGAAATTCCAGCTCGAAAACACTGAAATAATGGGCATGATCGTAAAATGAAGGTCTCCATAAGCGGCTCAAACAATGCTGCATAAAGGCCAGAGAATATCTGTTCAAGACACCCACAAGGACATGCCGGCGGGCCACGCGAACGGCTTCCTGGAGAGCTTCTGTGGGATCATCTACGAATTCCAGAGTATTGATCAATGCAACTGTATCAAAGGAGTTGTCTTCATAAGGAAGATATTCCGCATGCCCATGATCTACCGTCACACAGCCTGGCAGGCGGCTTCGAGCGAGCTCCCGCATGGAAGGAGAAGGCTCCAGGCCGGTTGCCTGATGGCCTTGTTGACAAATCCATTCGAGGAAATGTCCGGTACCGCACCCCACTTCTAAAACATTCTGACGAGAAACGGGTGCCCACAATCCACTGAAGAGTTCCGTTTCAATCTTCCATGCAGTTCGGCCCGGTTCCGATTGAAACCAGTCATCGTAGCGTTTTGTATCTTCAGAGCGAAATACGTAACCCACTGAAATAATATCCCCTTCGGATCCATTTTCCTACTGAGCCCCATCGTATGGCACAGGGGTTCAATTTGTATGGAGACCTCTGAGCGTATGATGCGATAAGTCAGGAAGTATCCAAAGAGGGAGAAGGGGGTGTTAAAGCCCCTGTTTCTCCCCATGGGTTCATGACTTTTTTCTGTATGCGTCGCAGGAAAAACCATTGAAAACAAGGCCTGCGGGCACGTGATCACAGAGTTCTATTCATCTGCCTGGGAACCTTATATGAAAAAAGGCCCATGGCTCATGATGACATTGCTTTTCAAGAGCATTTCGCGCTTTCCCTGTTGCCTTTTTTCATTTTTCGTTGTGACCGTTCTGGTCATGGGAGTTGAAAGGTTGTTTCAACTCAAGGCTGCATGTTCCGAGGGATTATCCCAAATCAGCGGCCTTTGATTTCAAGGACGGCGCCTCTAGCCCCTGAAGTCACCATTTGAGCGTAACGAGCGAGATATCCCTCTGTGATGCGGGGTTCGGGCGGATGCCAGTTTTGTCGGCGCCTGAGAAGCGTAGTCTCATCCACGAGCAATTCAATCTTTTTGTTCGGAATGTCGATGAGGATTTGGTCCCCTTCTTCCACCAATGCGATGGGGCCGCCTACAGCCGCTTCGGGAGATATATGGCCGATGGCGGCACCCTGGGTGCCACCGCTGAACCGTCCATCGGTTATGAGAGCAACGTCCTTGCCCAGCCCGAGTCCCATGATAGCTGCCGTCGGTGTGAGCATTTCCTGCATTCCGGGACCGCCCTTGGGGCCTTCATAGCGGATCACGACCACATCCCCGGGGTGAATCTGACCATCCAGAATAGCCGAGGCCGCGGAGGATTCGCTCTCATAGACGCGAGCTTTGCCCGTTCGTTGTAACATTTCCGGGGCGACGGCCGATTGTTTCACTACAGCTCCTTCGGGAGCCAGATTTCCATACAACACGGCGATTCCCCCTTGATCGTGATAAGCGCGCTCAATGGGGCGGATGATGTTCTGATCCAAGATACAGGCGTTTTGAATATTTTCACCCACCGTTTTTCCGCTCACCGTCATGCCATTCAGATGAATGAGATTGCGAGAGGAAAGCTCTTTCATGACCGCTTGAACGCCGCCTGCTGCATTCAAATCTTCGAGGAAGTGAGGACCTCCGGGCCGCAGACTGCAAAGATGGGGGGTGCGGGCACTGACGCTGTTGAAGAGATCAAGATCCAGGTCTATTTTTGCTTCATGGGCGATGGCGGGAACATGTAAAACGGTGTTGGTGGAACACCCCAGAGCCATATCCACTGTCATGGCGTTTTCAAATGCTTCACGGTTTGCAATATCTCTGGGGCGAATGTTGCCGGCGACAAGATCCATGACCTTCATTCCTG
This region of Desulforhabdus amnigena genomic DNA includes:
- a CDS encoding glutaredoxin family protein, with the protein product MSGCDVKLYALSTCIHCRNTKEFLKSCGVGYECIDVDKLDGDERKAIIEEIKKINPSCSFPTLVIGDKIIVGFREDEIKEALNL
- a CDS encoding TIGR02757 family protein, which translates into the protein MKVCLPLEFDRGVLETLYERYNRREYIHPDPLEFLYRYESIADREIVGIVAASLAYGRVNQILKSVSLVLDRMGPSPFQYIQKNSLENFQRSFKDFKHRFTTGDQLSGFLKGIKGIVELYGSLQSCFLSGLRESDSTVLPALTAFVKELNACADCNMSMFLPSPGKGSACKRLNLFLRWMVRCDDVDPGGWRGVSPSRLIVPLDTHMHRIGRMLGLISRKQADMRAALELTDKFKTIFPSDPVRYDFALTRLGIRNDLSLALAVSGSHD
- a CDS encoding class I SAM-dependent methyltransferase, which encodes MGYVFRSEDTKRYDDWFQSEPGRTAWKIETELFSGLWAPVSRQNVLEVGCGTGHFLEWICQQGHQATGLEPSPSMRELARSRLPGCVTVDHGHAEYLPYEDNSFDTVALINTLEFVDDPTEALQEAVRVARRHVLVGVLNRYSLAFMQHCLSRLWRPSFYDHAHYFSVFELEFLIQKILSGKVPVIWKTCFTFPLGALKYLHHLERSRFFTCHPFGYFIAMRIDLHYPLQTIQTPLFCDLSPRVGHVPFYGSCWLSSRGERSYVLNAAFKERFAGNRDGNLQGKVSFEGHS
- a CDS encoding endonuclease III domain-containing protein, whose product is MTSRRELIQRVFDRLFEAFGPQEWWPAKTPTEVIIGAILTQNTAWKNVKQSIACLRRNNLLDFEALHRLSESELALLIRSSGYYNQKARKLKAFCEHLQTRWQGDLSLFLSQETGPLRKELLQIYGIGPETADSILLYAAFQPSFVVDTYTCRIFHRHGWVAEDIGYDELRDYFMDCLEPDVEYFQEYHALLVRAGHLYCRRKPFCDFCPLNGWTEG
- a CDS encoding universal stress protein yields the protein MISVQKILVLVDFSKDSEKAVHYGLGIGRSQNARVYFLHMVNQRIIDAVQQLSGKGYKGDFLKALKKLMLDRENDLKEFVPEELREGMDVEFLIRKGEPAEEVINVAKELSIDMIVVGSQGNTALADASIGGVAQSVVNSAPCPVLVVRAVEHDFIS
- the ilvD gene encoding dihydroxy-acid dehydratase, with the protein product MRSDAMKKGVEKAPHRSLFKAMGYTQTELDRPLIGIANSANEIIPGHIHLNKIAEAVKAGVRLAGGTPIEFTTIGVCDGIAMNHPGMRYSLASRELIADSVEIMAMAHPFDGLVLIPNCDKIIPGMLMAAMRLNIPTILVSGGPMQAGRKGHTQIDLISVFEGVGSFKAGQMSAEELSELEDCACPGCGSCAGMFTANSMNCLSEALGIALPGNGTIPAVTAARIRLAKAAGMKVMDLVAGNIRPRDIANREAFENAMTVDMALGCSTNTVLHVPAIAHEAKIDLDLDLFNSVSARTPHLCSLRPGGPHFLEDLNAAGGVQAVMKELSSRNLIHLNGMTVSGKTVGENIQNACILDQNIIRPIERAYHDQGGIAVLYGNLAPEGAVVKQSAVAPEMLQRTGKARVYESESSAASAILDGQIHPGDVVVIRYEGPKGGPGMQEMLTPTAAIMGLGLGKDVALITDGRFSGGTQGAAIGHISPEAAVGGPIALVEEGDQILIDIPNKKIELLVDETTLLRRRQNWHPPEPRITEGYLARYAQMVTSGARGAVLEIKGR
- a CDS encoding DsrE family protein translates to MEKQKLLFILSKGFEKSGGATRAMQFASIAAQTGNHVEVFLIDDAIHWAQIGMAEGIRSSTGEHLKDLLDDLIVHKSPIHVCKACADKRLISPDDLIEGAKISSGADLVKMMVDPEYKVFTF
- a CDS encoding ferredoxin-thioredoxin reductase catalytic domain-containing protein; protein product: MTVEQLYEMLKKVQEPKGYYFNKNKEKVFALLEGLLINKERYGYMACPCRLASGDREWDKDITCPCIYREPDVKEYGSCYCNLYVSKEWNEEKVACVYVPERRPVEKTLGKL
- a CDS encoding MucR family transcriptional regulator, whose product is MDKKLFELAADIVQSQVSLNKMTEEEVESALIRFYNVLHKMQHAEMEGKSLPMEGMKPSAVSMEPAKAISLDPRSSIQEDKVICLECGAEFRQLTANHLQTHHLTPREYKKKWGFPLKQPLAARVLTRMRSRLAKKRGLPQKLKQYLADRKEKKMAFESNAS